A genomic stretch from Bosea sp. F3-2 includes:
- a CDS encoding antitoxin MazE family protein, whose protein sequence is MPTSTARRVQKRRDALRAAGLRPVQIWVPDTRRAGFIEECRRQARLVAVSDSADRELDTFLDAALEDLDRAPE, encoded by the coding sequence ATGCCCACTTCGACTGCCAGACGCGTTCAGAAGCGCCGCGACGCCCTGCGAGCGGCCGGGCTACGGCCGGTGCAGATCTGGGTTCCCGACACGCGACGGGCCGGCTTCATTGAAGAGTGCCGCCGTCAGGCACGCCTCGTCGCTGTCAGCGACAGCGCCGATCGAGAGCTGGACACATTCCTCGACGCTGCTCTGGAAGATCTGGACCGCGCTCCTGAATGA
- a CDS encoding DUF3750 domain-containing protein, with protein sequence MPVRTVLHIPCRMRRFLLFFALAFLLPLASHAGWWIWQTHAPDWRRADWTSAQLLPAAAVEPEATVHLFAARVGRWRGIFAHHSWIVVKERGASAYTRFDVVGWGTPLRVNHREADGRWFGNMPELVTEIRGEAAERLIPRIRAAVASYAYSTPGSYLAWPGPNSNSFVQHILSEAPELRQALPPTAIGKDWRADGLFAGLTASRTGIQASVYGLAGITVGWVEGVEVNILGLVAGLDLRSPALKLPGWGRIGV encoded by the coding sequence TTGCCGGTTCGCACGGTCCTGCACATACCGTGCCGGATGCGCCGTTTCCTGCTGTTCTTCGCGCTCGCCTTCCTGTTGCCGCTTGCAAGCCATGCGGGCTGGTGGATCTGGCAGACGCATGCGCCGGACTGGCGCCGTGCCGACTGGACGAGCGCACAGCTCCTGCCGGCCGCCGCGGTCGAGCCCGAAGCGACGGTGCATCTGTTCGCCGCGCGGGTCGGGCGCTGGCGCGGCATCTTCGCGCATCATTCCTGGATCGTGGTGAAGGAGCGCGGCGCCAGCGCCTATACGCGCTTCGACGTGGTCGGCTGGGGCACGCCGCTCAGGGTCAACCACCGCGAGGCGGACGGACGCTGGTTCGGCAACATGCCGGAACTGGTGACCGAGATCAGGGGCGAGGCTGCCGAGCGGCTGATCCCGCGCATTCGCGCAGCTGTGGCGAGCTACGCCTATTCCACCCCCGGCAGCTACCTCGCCTGGCCGGGACCGAATTCGAACAGCTTCGTCCAGCACATCCTGTCGGAGGCGCCGGAACTCAGGCAGGCGCTGCCGCCGACCGCCATCGGCAAGGATTGGCGCGCCGACGGGCTCTTCGCCGGCCTCACCGCCAGCCGCACCGGCATCCAGGCCTCGGTCTACGGGCTCGCCGGCATCACGGTGGGCTGGGTCGAGGGCGTCGAGGTAAACATCCTCGGCCTCGTCGCCGGGCTCGACCTGCGCAGCCCGGCGCTGAAACTGCCGGGCTGGGGGCGGATCGGGGTCTGA
- a CDS encoding type II toxin-antitoxin system PemK/MazF family toxin, producing the protein MKRGDLVTVAIAGDFGKPRPALIIQADPFELTATVTVLLISSNLVDAPLIRLTVKPDAANGLRLASQIMIDKAMTVRRDRIGQVFGRLDPETMIAVNRSLALFLGLG; encoded by the coding sequence ATGAAGCGCGGCGATCTCGTCACGGTCGCGATCGCCGGAGACTTCGGCAAGCCCCGCCCTGCCCTGATCATTCAGGCTGATCCGTTCGAGCTGACGGCGACGGTCACCGTGCTGCTGATCTCCAGCAATCTCGTCGACGCGCCATTGATCAGGCTGACGGTCAAGCCCGACGCTGCGAACGGGCTGCGCCTTGCGTCCCAGATCATGATCGACAAGGCGATGACTGTGCGTCGGGACCGGATCGGCCAGGTTTTTGGCCGGCTCGATCCCGAAACGATGATCGCGGTGAACCGCTCGCTGGCGCTGTTCCTCGGCCTCGGCTGA